One Cucurbita pepo subsp. pepo cultivar mu-cu-16 chromosome LG07, ASM280686v2, whole genome shotgun sequence genomic region harbors:
- the LOC111799083 gene encoding protein RADIALIS-like 4 — protein MASNTFRSSGSSSSTWTPKQNKKFEDALAFYPEDTPDRWQKVARAVGGKTAEEVKRHYDILVHDLMHIESGKVPLPKYKPIASNSIVCGDEQRLMKNLKLQ, from the exons ATGGCATCAAATACTTTTAGATCTTCAGGCAGTTCAAGCTCCACATGGACGCCTaagcaaaacaaaaagttTGAGGATGCTCTGGCTTTTTACCCTGAGGACACACCAGACCGGTGGCAAAAAGTGGCCAGGGCTGTAGGTGGAAAAACAGCCGAGGAAGTAAAAAGGCATTATGATATCCTGGTGCACGATCTGATGCATATAGAATCTGGAAAGGTTCCTCTTCCCAAATACAAGCCCATTGCATCCAACAGTATAGTGTGTGGTGATGAGCAGAG GCTCATGAAAAATCTAAAGCTCCAATAA
- the LOC111798956 gene encoding zinc-finger homeodomain protein 2-like, whose protein sequence is MDMREQEKEVMMPAVSGGGGGYAHIFGETSSGVVERRIESVHNGSHHHIQPEHLDADLVAGEDVRGGGGGGGGGGGGGGGGGGGGGGGGGGGGGRSKVRGAGTGVRYRECLKNHAASVGGNIYDGCGEFMPSGEDGTLEALKCAACECHRNFHRKEIDGENQLSIGANYRRGLMLPHLQLPAPLPSPSALHGHHKFSMALNLHSSPTAPIIAPMNVAYAGGGGTESSSEDLNVFQSNAEVMPPSSYTLSKKRFRTKFTQEQKDRMLEFAEKIGWRIQKQDEEEVERFCSEVGVKRQVLKVWMHNNKNTMKKQNDNNEPELAVAVAVAVAGAGSGAAVMSES, encoded by the coding sequence ATGGATATGCGAGAGCAGGAGAAGGAAGTAATGATGCCTGCTGTTTCTGGCGGTGGAGGCGGATATGCGCATATTTTTGGGGAAACGTCGTCTGGAGTTGTGGAGAGGAGAATCGAGTCGGTTCATAATGgttctcatcatcatatccAACCAGAGCATCTCGACGCTGATCTTGTTGCTGGAGAGGATGTGcgcggcggcggaggcggcggcggtggaggtggcggcggaggcggcggcggtggaggtggcggtggaggtggcggtggtggaggtggaggtaGATCCAAGGTGAGAGGAGCGGGGACTGGAGTTAGGTATCGAGAGTGTTTGAAGAATCACGCGGCGAGCGTTGGGGGGAATATATACGACGGATGCGGGGAGTTTATGCCTAGTGGTGAAGACGGAACCCTAGAGGCTTTGAAATGTGCCGCCTGTGAATGTCATCGAAACTTCCACAGGAAAGAAATCGACGGCGAGAATCAATTAAGTATCGGTGCTAATTACAGAAGAGGATTAATGTTACCTCATCTCCAGCTTCCTGCGCCATTACCGTCTCCTTCCGCTCTCCACGGACACCATAAATTCTCCATGGCGTTGAATCTCCATTCCAGTCCTACCGCTCCAATCATCGCTCCAATGAACGTCGCCTACGCCGGTGGTGGCGGAACCGAGTCTTCCAGCGAGGATTTGAACGTCTTCCAATCAAATGCCGAGGTCATGCCGCCGTCTTCCTACACCTTATCGAAAAAGCGCTTCCGTACGAAGTTCACACAGGAGCAAAAGGATCGAATGCTCGAGTTCGCAGAGAAGATCGGATGGAGGATTCAAAAgcaagacgaagaagaagtgGAGAGATTCTGTAGCGAAGTCGGAGTGAAACGGCAAGTCCTCAAAGTCTGGATgcacaacaacaagaacacaaTGAAGAAGCAGAACGACAATAACGAACCAGAACTTGCCGTtgccgtcgccgtcgccgtcgccggTGCCGGTTCCGGTGCCGCCGTGATGAGTGAATCATAG